TGTACTATTTTATTCTTTTAGGAATTTGGTACGCATGAGCATATTCTCTTGCCCAAGGGTTAACCCTTAGGCTTTTTTTGTTAATTGGGGACGTGTACTATTTTATTCTTCTTGCCCAAGTAATTGTTAATTGGGGACGTGCACTATTTATCTATTTATTCACAATAAATTGGGGACGTGCACCATTTTATTCTTCTTGCCCAAGGGTTACCCCTTACTTAATTGGTTAATTGCTAATTGGGGACGTGTACGATTTAATTCTATCCGAAAAATTAAATTGGGGACGTGTACCATTGGAAATTGGGGACGTGTACCATTTTATAATTAGCTCAAGTGTTAATTGGGTTAATTGGGTTAATTGGGGACGTGTACCATTTTATTCACTCGCATCTTCTTAGATGAGAGTTTTTTGTTTATAATAATATAATAATAAGAATGTGTTTATATTTAAATTAAATAAGAAAGAATAAACTTATGCCTAGAGGACCACGCGTAATTTTAGATAATTCCATTTTTCATATTATTAATCGAGGAAACGGCCGTCAGGAGGTTTTTCATAATAAAGAAGATTTTAAGACATTTCTTTCCATTGTTGCTTTTTATAAAGACAAGTGGGGGTTCAAGCTTTATCATTTTTGTTTGATGCCTAATCATTTTCATCTTCTCGGAGAAGTGGGAGATGCCAAACTTATTTCCAAAGCAATGCACGACATTACGGCAAGCTATACCCGAAGCCATCATTCAAAACACAGAACAGTTGGATATTTATGGCAGGGGCGTTTTAAAAATATGATTATTGAGAAGGATAATTATTTGTTGGCTTGTGGAGCTTATATTGAGAGAAATCCTAAAAGAGCAGGATTAGTGGAGAATTCGGAAGACTGGCCCTGGTCAAGTTATCAAGTTTATGTTTCTGGGATACCAATTGTGATTCCAATTACTAATATAAAGGGAGAGAAAAAATTGATAAAACTTTTAGATGAAAATCCGTTTTATAAAGAATTTGGTGATACAGAAAAAGAACGTCAAGAAGTTTATAGGAATTTAAGCTTAGAGTTGGGGAAAAATGAAGCGGATAAAAAGTTCGGTTTTAGAGAAAATAAAATCTTGGGAAGCCAAGAATTTAAAATAGGATTACAAAAGGAGGGTATTAGGATAGAACCAGCAAAGAGAGGCCGTCCGTTGGGGAATAATAAAGAATAGTAAATAAAAAAATTAGAGAAAAAATAGTACACGTCCCCGATTTAAAGAATAGAAAATAAATAGAATAAATAGTACACGTCCCCGATTTCGGCATCAACAAACGAGAACTTCCTAAAGTTCTTTTTTGTTGCTATAATATATTCATAATGAAAGCAAAATCTTCAAAAAAGAATCATAGTTTGAAAAACCAAATTATAAGCATCATTATTGGTTTTTGTTTAGGAATAACAATTACTTTGCTGTTCATCTTTTTATTTACTGATAGTTTTTCTTATTTAAAAGTAGATATAGTGGATGTTATAGATGATGAGGCCACATATGATGTTAATGATGCGGAACCAGATGTTCCAGATTCTTCTGTAGATGATATGTCTTGTGAAACAGGATTTGCTGACATTGGAACATATTGTATTCAGATAGATGAAGCAAACTCTGGCGACATTTTAGATTGGTATGCAGCCTGGGATTATTGTGTTGATAATTACGATGGAGCGAGATTATGTGAATTTAACGAGTGGTATCAGTCCTGTCTTGATGGTGTTTTAACAAATGGTATTGATGATTATGAGTGGGTGGATAATTGGTGTGAACACGGAGATGTCAATGTGGTAGGGAGTGGCTCGTGTCAAAATGTTGAAAACTTTGAAAGCGCAACATCTAATTCTCGCGCGTTCCGCTGTTGTAAATAATCCACATTGATTTTTGTTTTTCGTTGTGTTTTATTTATGCTTCATGCTTTGAATAAAAAGCAGGCAGAAAGGAATATCAAAAAATAAAAGGTAGAATAATTAAAATCTTGAAGAAGGGGTTTTTTGTTTTCCACTATTTCTCCACTACTTTTGCTTTGAATTTTTTGAGAATTAGTTTAAAATAGATTTAATAGAATAAAGAACAATTAAAGGCCTGCTTAGGAGTACAGAAAAAATAGTACACGTCCCCGATTTAAGAAAATAAATAGAATAAATAGTACACGTCCCCGATTTGTGCCGATTTGTGCGATTTCCCTGTTGCTTGTGAATATCTTATGGTTGACAGGC
The sequence above is a segment of the Patescibacteria group bacterium genome. Coding sequences within it:
- a CDS encoding transposase, with the protein product MPRGPRVILDNSIFHIINRGNGRQEVFHNKEDFKTFLSIVAFYKDKWGFKLYHFCLMPNHFHLLGEVGDAKLISKAMHDITASYTRSHHSKHRTVGYLWQGRFKNMIIEKDNYLLACGAYIERNPKRAGLVENSEDWPWSSYQVYVSGIPIVIPITNIKGEKKLIKLLDENPFYKEFGDTEKERQEVYRNLSLELGKNEADKKFGFRENKILGSQEFKIGLQKEGIRIEPAKRGRPLGNNKE